The following coding sequences are from one Shewanella eurypsychrophilus window:
- a CDS encoding MtrB/PioB family decaheme-associated outer membrane protein: protein MKFKLNLVTLALLANAGLVSTAMAAGGYGIQNANTDKVKFEKWDCKRCAVETGYSGSVGVGVGYNSSDDIRSANAFAAEDEFAGKLDADLKYAGKSGYQASIEADNIGMENSRADINVGKSGQYNLNLNYRQIATYKTDKAMSPYQGVGSDNLTLADDWVHGGSTQDMANLNSSLNPIELSLKRKRAGLGLEYQADSLWSTYINYQREDKTGLKQASGSFSNQSMMLAEPVDYTTDTLEAGIRLKGDNWFTALNYNGSTFKNEFSELSYDNAFSPTFGAQTTGYMSLDPDNEAHTISLMGQYVAGKTIMNGRVHYGQMTQDQDFTTSGYGYQMPSESLDGKVETRGATLKVVSRINRQLRLNASYDYNDRDNQTNVEEWTQISIDSTTGQAAYNTPYDITTNKAKLGADYRLARGHKLEGGYDYRKDERSYQDRETTEESTVWAKYRLSAFDKWDMWVKGSYGQRDGSEYQASEWTSNESNDLLRKYNLADRNRTQVEARITHSPIDVLTIDFGARYALDDYNDTQIGLTESRDISYDVSASYLINDDMTLTAFYNRQNIESDQAGSTNFSSPNWFGVVEDQVDVIGAGWSYNNLMEKKLRVGVDYTYSNSDSNTQVTQGVTGDYGDYYAKVHNVNVYALYRATDKMDVRIDYKMENYKDNDAGNDIAPDGIWNVLSFGSNSHDYNAHLIMLSMSYRL, encoded by the coding sequence ATGAAATTCAAATTAAATTTAGTCACCCTCGCCCTACTCGCTAATGCTGGCCTTGTCAGCACAGCAATGGCAGCTGGCGGCTACGGTATTCAAAATGCGAATACCGATAAAGTTAAGTTCGAGAAGTGGGATTGTAAGCGCTGTGCAGTTGAAACTGGTTACAGCGGCAGTGTCGGTGTGGGTGTTGGATACAACAGTAGCGATGATATTCGTTCAGCCAATGCGTTTGCCGCAGAGGATGAGTTCGCTGGTAAACTCGATGCAGACCTTAAATATGCAGGTAAAAGTGGCTATCAAGCGAGTATTGAAGCCGACAATATCGGCATGGAAAACAGCCGTGCCGACATCAATGTTGGTAAGTCGGGTCAATATAACCTGAACCTAAACTACCGTCAGATTGCCACCTACAAAACTGATAAGGCAATGAGTCCTTATCAAGGCGTGGGCAGTGATAACCTTACCCTGGCAGATGACTGGGTACATGGCGGCAGCACTCAGGATATGGCCAACCTAAATTCAAGCCTTAACCCAATAGAGCTTTCGTTAAAGCGTAAGAGAGCAGGCTTAGGCCTTGAATATCAAGCTGATTCGTTGTGGAGCACTTATATCAACTATCAGCGTGAAGACAAAACCGGACTAAAACAAGCTTCTGGTAGCTTCTCAAATCAATCTATGATGCTTGCTGAGCCCGTTGACTACACCACAGATACACTTGAAGCTGGTATCAGGCTCAAAGGCGATAACTGGTTTACCGCGCTGAACTATAACGGCTCAACCTTCAAAAATGAGTTTAGTGAGCTGTCTTACGACAATGCCTTTAGTCCCACCTTCGGTGCTCAGACTACAGGCTATATGTCACTAGACCCAGACAATGAAGCTCATACTATTTCCTTGATGGGTCAGTATGTTGCGGGTAAAACGATAATGAACGGACGTGTTCATTATGGCCAGATGACACAAGATCAAGACTTTACGACATCCGGTTATGGTTACCAGATGCCAAGTGAATCTCTGGATGGAAAAGTCGAAACTCGCGGTGCAACCCTTAAGGTTGTTTCACGTATTAATCGTCAACTTCGTTTAAACGCGAGTTACGATTATAACGACCGTGATAATCAGACCAACGTGGAAGAGTGGACGCAGATCAGCATCGACTCAACCACAGGGCAAGCGGCTTACAACACGCCTTACGACATCACCACCAACAAAGCTAAACTGGGTGCAGACTACCGTCTAGCACGTGGTCATAAGCTTGAAGGTGGTTATGACTACCGTAAAGATGAACGCAGCTATCAAGATCGCGAAACCACTGAAGAAAGTACTGTTTGGGCAAAATATCGTCTAAGTGCATTCGACAAGTGGGACATGTGGGTCAAAGGTAGCTACGGTCAACGTGACGGCTCTGAATACCAAGCGTCAGAGTGGACTTCTAATGAGTCGAACGACCTACTGCGTAAATACAACTTAGCAGATAGAAACCGTACTCAAGTTGAAGCGCGTATCACTCATAGCCCAATTGATGTATTGACTATCGATTTCGGTGCGCGTTATGCACTAGATGATTACAACGACACTCAGATCGGCTTAACTGAATCGAGAGATATTAGCTACGATGTCAGTGCAAGTTACTTGATCAATGATGACATGACATTAACGGCGTTTTATAACCGTCAGAACATAGAATCAGATCAGGCAGGTAGCACTAACTTCAGTAGTCCTAACTGGTTTGGCGTCGTTGAAGATCAGGTCGATGTTATCGGTGCAGGCTGGAGTTACAACAACCTGATGGAGAAGAAGTTACGCGTAGGCGTAGATTATACTTACTCTAATTCAGACAGTAATACTCAAGTCACTCAAGGTGTTACCGGTGACTACGGTGATTACTACGCCAAAGTACATAACGTCAACGTTTACGCCTTATATCGTGCCACCGACAAAATGGACGTGCGCATCGACTATAAGATGGAAAACTATAAAGACAATGATGCTGGCAATGACATTGCACCAGACGGGATTTGGAACGTGTTGAGCTTCGGCTCTAACAGCCACGATTACAACGCCCATCTGATCATGCTAAGTATGAGTTATAGGTTGTAA
- a CDS encoding DmsE family decaheme c-type cytochrome, with protein sequence MKLSKILKSASLSVLPALIVSAVLSLGMTSVAHASKWDAKMTPDEVEATLDQKFAEGKYSPKGADSCLMCHRKSEKVMDIFKGVHGSIDSSKSPMAGLQCEACHGPMGKHNRGGNEPMIAFGPDSTLSAELQNSVCMSCHKDDKRMDWNGGHHDNADVACASCHSVHTDKDPVLSKNTEMEVCTSCHTKQKADMNKRSSHPMKWAQMVCSDCHNPHGTMADSDLVKPTVNETCYSCHAEKRGPKLWEHAPVTEDCVACHNPHGSVNEGMLKTRAPQLCQQCHASDGHASSAYMGNTDQGSTVGGNAFTGGRSCLNCHSQIHGSNHPSGKLFQR encoded by the coding sequence ATGAAATTATCAAAAATACTTAAATCTGCTTCACTATCAGTGCTACCAGCACTGATAGTGTCAGCAGTCTTGTCTCTAGGTATGACCTCAGTCGCTCACGCGTCTAAGTGGGATGCCAAGATGACTCCCGATGAAGTCGAAGCCACATTAGATCAAAAGTTTGCCGAAGGTAAATATTCACCTAAAGGCGCAGACTCTTGTCTTATGTGTCATAGAAAGTCTGAAAAAGTCATGGATATCTTCAAAGGTGTTCACGGCTCAATCGACTCAAGTAAAAGCCCAATGGCAGGCCTTCAGTGTGAAGCGTGTCATGGACCTATGGGTAAACATAACCGTGGTGGCAACGAGCCAATGATCGCTTTTGGTCCTGACTCAACACTTTCTGCTGAACTACAAAATAGTGTTTGTATGAGCTGTCACAAAGATGACAAGCGCATGGATTGGAATGGTGGACACCATGACAACGCCGACGTAGCTTGCGCATCTTGCCACTCAGTACACACAGATAAAGACCCTGTTTTGTCTAAAAACACTGAAATGGAAGTCTGTACTAGCTGTCACACTAAGCAAAAAGCAGATATGAACAAACGCTCAAGCCACCCAATGAAATGGGCTCAAATGGTATGTAGTGATTGTCATAATCCACATGGCACCATGGCAGATTCAGACTTAGTTAAACCTACGGTCAATGAAACCTGTTATTCATGTCACGCAGAGAAGCGCGGCCCAAAATTGTGGGAGCATGCACCCGTAACTGAAGATTGTGTCGCTTGTCATAATCCACATGGTTCGGTGAACGAAGGGATGCTGAAAACGCGTGCTCCACAACTTTGTCAGCAATGTCATGCCAGTGACGGTCATGCTAGTAGCGCCTACATGGGCAACACAGATCAAGGCTCAACCGTAGGTGGCAATGCGTTCACCGGTGGTCGCAGCTGTTTGAACTGTCATAGCCAGATCCATGGTTCTAACCACCCATCTGGCAAGCTATTTCAGCGCTAA
- a CDS encoding OmcA/MtrC family decaheme c-type cytochrome, whose product MMNVKNNKFALLLAASAVSLALTGCGGDDGNSGEDGNPGGPAANVVNVLNLDVTKVTYQDGMPTVKVFATNEEDLPVVGLIDLGVVAAQLTPQGATGAGNSAQWTRTARVSGADNYVDNKDGSYTFTLELSEYNVDMTQRYNVTAGGEGSTLADGVTSVPRTEMVEDFSGEGYEALYTKNIVSHETCTNCHAEGKPLTTRHSSYYTQETCATCHSSSMSTESQWNHLIHNIHNTAKTFEDKYGKEYTGEAAEALIQNNCKSCHVEPDADSGELAEWGNWSRVPTMETCTSCHTNIDFKAGKGHSQQNDNSNCIACHNASWTEELHTGDFAQTKTLIDSYGMNTSLVVNQDMTTTVTVSFVDASGEAVNASSLLPQIQRVEATTNVGPNNVKLGYYGKDSLNLVLNGQLNPAATITEAGAISYTTKALTFGATGEDADTAFTFTGLSLCSDKGEFVNCDTVAVDGNLDEDGYLVDAYYTGMKADLTFATLSGEAPSMRHVDSVNFNTCINCHGDSFEVHKGTHHPGFVMSEQLAQIVNGETIVGVDGCVACHTPDGTYAGGANKGALEMKLHKTHSQGDYAVIPGMNCDQCHNDFNFDAFKKKGALATASGTYTTPIAATCVSCHGYNMDSFKAHVEGQGALVNVTKEEATEAAQLETCFMCHNPSINDHTSVKM is encoded by the coding sequence ATGATGAACGTAAAAAATAACAAGTTTGCGCTGCTATTGGCAGCAAGTGCTGTGTCTCTGGCCTTAACGGGCTGTGGTGGAGATGATGGCAACAGTGGTGAAGACGGCAACCCAGGTGGCCCAGCTGCCAACGTGGTTAACGTACTTAATCTCGATGTGACTAAAGTGACTTATCAAGACGGCATGCCGACAGTCAAAGTCTTCGCGACCAACGAAGAAGACTTACCTGTTGTTGGCCTTATCGATCTTGGCGTTGTAGCAGCACAGCTTACACCACAAGGTGCAACTGGCGCAGGCAATAGCGCACAGTGGACACGTACAGCCCGTGTTTCAGGCGCTGATAACTATGTCGACAACAAAGATGGTTCATACACATTCACGCTTGAACTCAGTGAATACAACGTTGATATGACTCAGCGCTATAATGTAACCGCTGGCGGCGAAGGCTCTACACTCGCCGATGGCGTAACTTCTGTTCCACGCACTGAAATGGTTGAAGACTTTTCAGGTGAAGGCTACGAAGCTTTATACACCAAGAATATCGTTTCTCATGAAACCTGTACTAACTGTCACGCCGAAGGCAAGCCACTAACAACGCGTCACAGTAGTTACTATACCCAAGAGACCTGTGCCACTTGTCACAGCAGCTCAATGTCTACCGAATCGCAGTGGAATCACTTGATCCACAACATTCACAACACAGCTAAGACATTTGAAGATAAGTACGGTAAAGAGTACACAGGCGAAGCCGCAGAAGCACTTATCCAAAACAACTGTAAATCATGTCACGTCGAGCCAGACGCCGATAGTGGTGAACTCGCTGAATGGGGCAACTGGTCACGGGTTCCAACCATGGAAACGTGTACTAGCTGTCATACCAATATCGACTTTAAAGCGGGTAAAGGACACTCTCAGCAAAATGACAACAGCAACTGTATCGCTTGTCATAACGCGAGCTGGACAGAAGAGCTGCACACAGGTGACTTTGCCCAAACTAAGACGCTGATCGACTCTTACGGTATGAATACCAGCCTAGTTGTCAATCAAGATATGACTACGACAGTGACAGTATCATTCGTTGACGCGAGCGGTGAAGCGGTTAATGCATCAAGCTTGTTACCACAAATTCAACGAGTTGAAGCAACCACTAACGTCGGTCCAAACAACGTGAAGTTAGGCTACTACGGTAAAGACAGCTTGAACCTAGTGTTAAATGGTCAGCTCAACCCAGCAGCGACTATCACAGAAGCAGGGGCTATCAGCTACACCACTAAAGCGCTCACATTTGGTGCTACGGGTGAGGATGCAGATACTGCATTTACCTTTACCGGCCTTTCGTTATGTTCTGATAAAGGCGAATTTGTTAACTGTGACACTGTTGCAGTGGACGGAAACCTTGATGAAGATGGTTACTTGGTAGACGCTTACTATACAGGCATGAAGGCTGATCTAACCTTCGCAACGTTATCTGGCGAAGCTCCTAGCATGCGTCATGTAGATTCAGTGAACTTTAACACCTGTATTAATTGTCATGGCGACAGCTTCGAAGTGCATAAAGGGACGCATCACCCAGGTTTTGTTATGAGCGAGCAACTTGCTCAAATCGTAAACGGTGAAACCATTGTCGGTGTTGATGGCTGTGTGGCTTGTCACACACCTGACGGTACATACGCAGGTGGCGCGAACAAAGGTGCACTAGAGATGAAGTTGCACAAAACTCATAGCCAAGGTGATTACGCTGTTATTCCTGGCATGAACTGTGACCAGTGCCATAACGACTTCAATTTTGATGCATTCAAAAAGAAGGGCGCGTTAGCAACGGCAAGTGGTACTTACACCACTCCTATCGCTGCGACTTGTGTCTCATGTCATGGCTACAACATGGATAGCTTCAAGGCTCACGTAGAAGGTCAAGGCGCATTAGTTAACGTAACTAAAGAAGAAGCGACTGAAGCTGCTCAACTTGAAACGTGTTTCATGTGTCATAACCCAAGCATCAATGATCACACTTCGGTGAAGATGTAA
- a CDS encoding OmcA/MtrC family decaheme c-type cytochrome, with translation MMKKFNSFNTKKSAAAKAVLSAGILSFALAGCGSDGKDGENGEDGVVGVQIDSAKSVNVVFTDAAVDAGAVTVNFSLENDNGVAVLGLTKDHDLRFGIAQLAHVTETMNDNGGVPTEYDRGFQWQAYINSQKEPGSMPDDTSHLDPKTQFQANVEKASDCETCFVDNDDGTYTYTFQQNIGNVTTPVEVVYNADYSQRATLELELPNFAANANYDWQPSTGTTEGIQTREVVSIETCYTCHQPDSLEFHGGRRINLENCVSCHTATSGDPESGNSVDFTYMIHAIHKGNSRTTYSPDSPDADEKGNIPAPYKVIGYGGGVHDYGKVMYPQTPAADCAACHVTGETAPADAELFLGNKSNTACIACHTTMPKAYHDPSNENCISCHIQEGYARSAEEAHGDATKRYKESQSYSAKFSKVTVTDNVLTFDVQILDEQGQAVAKEFIANTSQYTKSSIYFSWDTDKDYPAYTDGTKYSARGFALLNTDVSDYNAETKTFSIDSTNSALELPVNLNGKSVELFAGVATCFKSGGYGRPLVEPTACEYDETDPTKLLTDAAYIQDAPLSFTWNDTDTSEPATARRDIIDSSKCMGCHNQEIVHYDNGVNCQTCHTSDKGLNAWGGNAPTSFAYKAHEAEGHYLKYAGVGSSTVVKTDCMTCHTDDGIKLGRAPERTWRYGDMLTGEDMWVSSDAGACMSCHQKYLSDSGKSHIETNGGILDGISAEDVQNRAKETCSTCHSPEKLMELHGN, from the coding sequence ATGATGAAAAAGTTCAACTCTTTTAATACAAAAAAGAGTGCAGCAGCCAAAGCTGTACTCAGTGCAGGGATACTCTCTTTTGCACTTGCTGGTTGCGGCAGCGACGGTAAAGACGGTGAAAATGGAGAAGATGGTGTAGTAGGCGTACAAATAGATTCAGCTAAAAGTGTCAATGTAGTGTTTACTGATGCGGCTGTTGATGCTGGTGCGGTTACTGTCAACTTCTCTCTTGAAAATGACAACGGTGTCGCTGTTCTTGGATTAACCAAAGACCACGACCTAAGATTCGGTATCGCTCAACTTGCTCATGTCACAGAGACGATGAATGATAATGGTGGCGTTCCTACTGAATATGATCGTGGCTTCCAATGGCAAGCATACATCAACAGTCAGAAAGAGCCTGGCTCAATGCCAGATGATACCTCTCACTTAGATCCAAAAACACAGTTTCAGGCTAATGTAGAAAAAGCCAGTGATTGCGAAACCTGTTTTGTTGATAATGACGATGGGACATATACCTACACTTTCCAACAAAATATTGGCAACGTCACAACGCCTGTTGAAGTCGTTTACAACGCAGACTACAGTCAACGTGCCACACTAGAGCTTGAATTACCTAACTTTGCTGCAAATGCAAATTATGATTGGCAGCCATCTACAGGTACCACTGAAGGCATTCAAACTCGTGAAGTCGTTTCTATCGAAACCTGTTACACCTGTCACCAGCCAGATAGCCTAGAGTTTCACGGTGGTCGCCGTATTAACCTAGAAAACTGTGTATCTTGTCATACTGCTACTTCAGGCGATCCTGAAAGTGGTAACAGTGTCGACTTCACCTATATGATCCACGCTATCCATAAAGGAAATAGCAGAACGACTTATAGCCCTGACTCACCTGATGCTGATGAAAAAGGCAATATCCCAGCACCTTACAAGGTCATAGGATACGGTGGGGGCGTTCACGATTACGGCAAGGTTATGTATCCGCAAACGCCTGCAGCAGATTGTGCAGCATGTCACGTCACAGGTGAAACTGCACCTGCCGATGCTGAACTATTCTTAGGTAATAAGAGTAATACTGCATGTATAGCTTGTCACACGACTATGCCAAAAGCCTACCATGACCCAAGCAATGAAAACTGTATCTCTTGTCATATACAAGAAGGTTATGCCCGAAGTGCTGAAGAAGCCCATGGAGACGCAACAAAGCGCTATAAGGAAAGCCAGAGTTACTCTGCTAAGTTCAGCAAAGTAACTGTCACTGACAACGTACTTACATTTGATGTACAAATCCTTGATGAGCAAGGCCAAGCTGTTGCTAAAGAGTTTATAGCAAACACCAGCCAGTATACTAAATCTAGCATCTACTTCTCTTGGGATACCGACAAAGACTATCCAGCATACACAGATGGAACAAAATACAGTGCCCGTGGTTTTGCTCTGCTAAACACAGATGTTTCTGACTATAATGCAGAGACAAAAACCTTCAGCATCGACAGCACCAATAGTGCTCTTGAGTTACCAGTGAATCTTAATGGTAAAAGTGTTGAGTTATTTGCTGGTGTAGCAACTTGCTTCAAATCGGGAGGTTATGGTCGTCCACTTGTTGAGCCTACAGCATGTGAATATGACGAAACAGACCCTACTAAGCTACTAACCGATGCTGCCTATATCCAAGATGCACCTCTAAGCTTTACTTGGAATGATACTGACACAAGCGAGCCTGCAACAGCTCGTCGTGATATTATCGATAGCAGCAAGTGCATGGGTTGTCACAACCAAGAGATTGTTCATTATGATAATGGTGTAAATTGTCAAACCTGCCATACCTCAGATAAAGGTCTAAATGCTTGGGGCGGAAACGCACCGACAAGCTTTGCCTATAAAGCCCATGAAGCTGAAGGACATTACCTCAAGTATGCAGGTGTTGGTTCAAGCACTGTCGTTAAAACTGACTGTATGACTTGTCACACTGATGACGGTATTAAATTGGGTCGTGCACCTGAGCGTACATGGCGCTACGGTGACATGTTGACTGGAGAAGACATGTGGGTCTCTTCTGATGCAGGTGCTTGTATGAGCTGTCACCAGAAATACCTTAGTGATTCAGGTAAGTCTCACATTGAAACCAACGGTGGTATCTTAGATGGGATCAGCGCTGAAGACGTTCAAAATCGCGCTAAAGAGACTTGTTCGACTTGTCACTCACCTGAGAAGTTGATGGAACTTCACGGTAACTAA